One region of Gossypium raimondii isolate GPD5lz chromosome 6, ASM2569854v1, whole genome shotgun sequence genomic DNA includes:
- the LOC105773533 gene encoding beta-galactosidase, protein MWWDKNMLSKVVNMFMLWLLFSSWVFSLVSATVSYDSKAIIINGRRRILLSGSIHYPRSTPQMWPDLIAKAKEGGLDVIQTYVFWNGHEPSPGNYYFEDRYDLVRFIKLVQQAGLYVHLRIGPYICAEWNFGGFPVWLKYVPGIAFRTDNEPFKAAMQKFTEKIVSMMKAEKLFETQGGPIIMSQIENEFGPVEWEIGDPGKAYIKWAAQMAVGLDTGVPWIMCKQDDAPDPVINTCNGFYCENFTPNAKYKPKMWTENWTGWYTEFGGAVPTRPAEDIAFSVARFIQNGGSFVNYYMYHGGTNFGRTASGLFIATSYDYDAPIDEYGLPREPKWGHLRDLHRAIKLSEPALVSADPTVTSLGSNQEAHVFKSKSGACAAFLANYDTKYSVKVTFGSAHYELPRWSITILPDCKTAVFNTARLGAQSSEKKMVLANTAFSWQSYNEESPSADDQDVTVHDGLWEQIYITRDATDYLWYMTDVQIDSDEGFLRSGQDPLLTIWSAGHALHVFINGQLSGTVYGGLENPKLTFSNNVKLRAGINKVTLLSVAVGLSNVGTHFETWNVGVLGPVTLKGLNEGTRDLSKQKWSYKIGLKGEALKLHTVAGSSSVEWVEGSQLVKKQPMTWYKTTFDAPGGNEPLGLDMSSMGKGQLWINGQSIGRHWPGYIAHGNCYACDYAGTYSDQKCRTNCGEPSQRWYHVPRSWLKPSGNFLVVYEEWGGDPNGIALAKRTTASVCADIFEGQPTMKKRGMLIAGRISRPKAHLWCPPGQKISKINFASYGMPEGSCGNFREGSCHAHKSYDAFQKNCIGKQSCSVTVAPEVFGGDPCPGSRKKLSVEAACK, encoded by the exons ATGTGGTGGGACAAAAACATGTTGTCCAAGGTGGTCAACATGTTCATGTTATGGCTGTTGTTTTCTTCTTGGGTTTTTTCCTTAGTTTCAGCCACTGTTTCTTATGATAGCAAAGCTATCATCATTAATGGCAGGAGAAGGATTCTTCTTTCTGGTTCTATCCATTACCCCAGAAGTACTCCTCAG ATGTGGCCTGATCTTATAGCAAAGGCCAAAGAAGGAGGCTTGGATGTTATACAGACTTATGTTTTCTGGAATGGACATGAGCCTTCTCCTGGAAAT TATTATTTTGAGGATAGATATGATCTGGTTCGATTTATTAAGCTGGTCCAACAAGCTGGCCTTTATGTTCATCTCCggattggtccctatatttgtGCTGAATGGAACTTTgg GGGATTTCCTGTTTGGCTCAAATATGTCCCCGGCATTGCTTTCAGGACTGATAATGAACCTTTTAAG GCAGCAATGCAAAAATTTACAGAGAAGATAGTGAGTATGATGAAAGCTGAAAAGCTGTTTGAGACTCAAGGAGGTCCAATAATAATGTCTCAG ATTGAGAATGAATTTGGTCCGGTTGAATGGGAAATCGGTGATCCAGGTAAAGCTTACATCAAATGGGCAGCACAAATGGCAGTGGGGCTCGACACCGGTGTCCCATGGATTATGTGCAAGCAAGATGATGCTCCTGACCCTGTG ATAAACACCTGCAATGGATTCTACTGCGAAAACTTCACTCCCAATGCAAAATATAAGCCAAAGATGTGGACTGAAAACTGGACTGGCTG GTATACGGAGTTTGGTGGTGCAGTGCCTACCAGACCAGCAGAAGACATAGCATTTTCAGTTGCAAGATTCATACAGAATGGTGGttcatttgttaattattatatg TACCATGGTGGAACGAATTTTGGCCGGACAGCCAGTGGTCTCTTCATTGCTACTAGCTATGATTATGATGCTCCTATTGATGAATATG GGCTACCGAGGGAACCAAAATGGGGACATCTGAGAGATTTACATAGAGCCATCAAATTAAGTGAACCAGCTCTAGTGTCTGCAGATCCTACAGTGACATCACTTGGAAGCAATCAGGAG GCTCATGTATTCAAGTCAAAGTCAGGTGCATGTGCAGCATTCCTTGCAAACTATGACACAAAATACTCCGTAAAAGTAACCTTTGGAAGTGCACACTATGAACTACCACGTTGGTCCATCACCATCCTTCCCGACTGTAAAACTGCTGTTTTTAACACTGCCAGG CTTGGTGCCCAGAGCTCAGAGAAGAAGATGGTACTTGCAAACACCGCGTTTTCATGGCAATCATACAATGAAGAAAGCCCCTCTGCTGATGATCAGGATGTAACTGTACATGATGGGCTTTGGGAACAAATCTATATCACCAGGGATGCTACAGATTACTTGTGGTACATGACAGA TGTACAAATAGATTCTGATGAAGGATTTTTGAGGAGTGGACAAGATCCTCTTCTTACTATTTGGTCAGCTGGTCATGCTTTGCATGTTTTCATTAATGGTCAACTATCAGGGACTGTGTATGGGGGACTAGAAAATCCAAAGTTAACATTCAGCAACAATGTCAAGCTGAGAGCTGGGATTAACAAGGTTACTTTATTAAGTGTTGCAGTGGGACTCTCG AATGTTGGCACTCATTTTGAGACATGGAATGTTGGGGTTCTAGGCCCGGTTACATTGAAGGGTCTCAATGAGGGGACAAGAGATTTATCTAAGCAGAAATGGTCTTACAAG ATTGGTCTAAAAGGGGAAGCCTTAAAGCTTCACACCGTTGCTGGAAGCTCCTCTGTTGAATGGGTTGAAGGATCACAATTGGTGAAGAAACAACCTATGACTTGGTACAAG ACAACTTTTGATGCACCAGGAGGCAATGAACCATTAGGTTTAGATATGAGTAGCATGGGAAAAGGGCAACTATGGATCAATGGCCAGAGTATTGGACGCCACTGGCCTGGCTATATAGCCCATGGAAATTGCTATGCTTGTGATTATGCCGGAACTTATAGTGACCAGAAATGCCGAACTAACTGCGGAGAGCCTTCTCAAAGATG GTACCATGTACCACGTTCATGGCTGAAGCCAAGTGGAAACTTTTTGGTGGTGTATGAAGAATGGGGAGGTGATCCCAACGGGATTGCTTTGGCTAAAAGAACAACAGCAAGTGTATGTGCTGATATATTTGAAGGGCAGCCAACAATGAAGAAACGGGGAATGCTAATCGCAGGAAGAATCAGTAGACCGAAAGCCCATTTGTGGTGTCCTCCTGGccagaaaatttctaaaataaacttTGCTAGCTATGGAATGCCTGAGGGGAGTTGTGGAAACTTCCGTGAAGGAAGCTGCCATGCCCACAAGTCCTATGACGCATTCCAAAAG AATTGCATCGGAAAACAATCGTGTTCGGTAACCGTGGCTCCCGAAGTATTCGGAGGAGATCCATGTCCAGGTAGCAGGAAGAAGCTATCAGTTGAAGCTGCATGCAAATGA